TAATGACTAatgactataatttaatatagtagcGTAtacaacactatattattaaaaacacttaCGTTTGTTGCCACCAGGCGGTACGAATCCGAATCCCGAAGCTCCTACTACCACGCCGCTGGTCTCAGAACCGGGTTGTGTTGCTGGGAACAGAACTGGAcctgttgtttatttttccagAAAAGAggaaaattggaaaaaaaattattatttattatgttattttggaAAGATTGaaccacatattatacacatttatttttgctaaATTCACCTCGGTTTTCTCTGGGATCTCGATTACTAGACTGTTCGACGTTGGACAGGAAATCGCCAAAGTTGAATTGAGCTGACGCGACCATTAGGTGACACACGACGATGCACAGGACGATCAACACCTGTTGATAAAAACAAagtcataaaataacatattcatTTACAGTATTGTACATATACtggtatattaagtaaataatatgatatgatatatttatataacatgacTACATATAATCCGGATATAGGataacatagtattatacgtTGGTGTGTAATTgactaaaaattatcatttatcagtcggaactagaaatataatattatcgtcttCGGTATGGTAATCATTGTAGACCGAATAGGGGTGGAATACTTTTGGGTCATAGCAGCAACTTCTTAAAtgctattagttattagtatgCAGAAAACTATGATGCGAACGATTATAGCCCGGGCTTGATAAATCTATTCTACCAGAAATCgacaaaaacgtattttttttaatagtcacATAGAGaaacacttttaatttaatattatcacgtTATTCGGTATTCcagtatacaacaatattacaaatatctcTCGA
This sequence is a window from Rhopalosiphum maidis isolate BTI-1 chromosome 1, ASM367621v3, whole genome shotgun sequence. Protein-coding genes within it:
- the LOC113561026 gene encoding uncharacterized protein LOC113561026, which translates into the protein MVSVQRVLIVLCIVVCHLMVASAQFNFGDFLSNVEQSSNRDPRENRGPVLFPATQPGSETSGVVVGASGFGFVPPGGNKQPPQGQNIFSFW